Proteins encoded together in one Megalops cyprinoides isolate fMegCyp1 chromosome 20, fMegCyp1.pri, whole genome shotgun sequence window:
- the LOC118795506 gene encoding serine/arginine-rich splicing factor 11-like isoform X2 produces the protein MNSNTNVIQVTNVSPSTTSEQMRTLFGFLGKIEELKLFPPDESPLPVTSRVCFVKFHECESVGVSQHLTNTVFVDRALIVVPFAEGVIPDEAKALSLLAPANAVAGLLPGGGLLPTPNPLASIGGVPLAALGGPTLDPALAALGLPGSNMNSQSLAADQLLKFMTSVDPKLNHVTTGMNLNPGLKADASSKEIEEAMKRVREAQSLISAAIEPGNKKDTKRKHSRSRSRSRRRRSRSRSRHRRSKSRSRRRSRSRSRRRSKSPRRRRSHSKERSRRSQSRSRDRKKEEKEKKRSKTPPKSYSSSRRSRSISRRRRRSRSASRSPKKSKSPKRRLTRSPSPRRHKKEKKKDKDREKERERKEEKDRSREERERSSSKKKKSKDKERERERERKSESEKADVKVTRDYDEEEQGYSDREREEQKDSDSAPSPKHASAAEKGPGDTSKESKVNGDDHHEEDMDMSD, from the exons ATGAACTCGAACACGAACGTGATTCAGGTGACGAACGTGTCTCCGAGCACCACGTCCGAGCAGATGCGGACGCTCTTCGGCTTCCTGGGCAAAATCGAGGAACTCAAATTATTCCCCCCGGA TGAATCTCCCTTGCCAGTGACTTCACGTGTCTGTTTTGTAAAGTTCCATGAGTGTGAGTCAGTCGGAGTGTCCCAGCATCTGACAAACACAGTCTTCGTGGACAGAGCCCTGATAGTCGTCCCTTTCGCTGAAG GCGTCATTCCCGATGAGGCCAAAGCTCTGTCGCTGCTGGCGCCCGCCAACGCCGTCGCGGGCCTCCTGCCTGGCGGCGGGCTGCTCCCCACTCCAAACCCGCTGGCGTCG atTGGAGGTGTTCCTCTAGCTGCTCTGGGGGGCCCTACCCTGGACCCAGCTCTGGCTGCTCTTGGGTTACCTGGATCCAACATGAATTCTCAG TCACTGGCAGCTGATCAGCTCCTGAAGTTCATGACCTCCGTGGATCCAAA GCTGAATCATGTGACCACAGGAATGAACCTTAATCCTGGTCTGAAGGCTGACGCGTCCAGCAAGGAGATCGAGGAGGCGATGAAACGGGTCCGAGAAGCACAGTCTCTCATCTCTGCTGCGATCGAGCCTGGGA ATAAAAAAGACACCAAAAGGAAGCATTCACGCTCGCGGTCCCGgtcgaggaggaggaggtcccGCTCGCGGTCCAGACACAG GCGCTCCAAAAGCCGGTCGAGGAGGAGGTCGCGTTCGAGGAGCCGGAGGAGGTCCAAGAGCCCCCGCAGGAGACGCTCCCATTCCAAGGAGAGGAGCCGGCGTTCACAGAGCAGGTCCAG GGacaggaagaaggaggagaaggagaagaaacgCTCAAAAACACCCCCGAAGAGCTACAGCAGCTCCCGCCGGTCCCGAAGCATCAGCCG GAGACGGAGGAGGAGTCGCAGTGCCAGCAGGTCACCAAAGAAGTCCAAATCCCCCAAGAGGAGGCTGACCCGCTCCCCATCCCCGAGGAG GCataagaaggagaaaaagaaggacaaggacagagagaaggagcggGAGcggaaggaggagaaggacaggAGCAGAGAAGAGCGGGAGCGCTCCAgcagcaagaagaagaagagcaaagacaaggagagggagagggagagggagaggaagtcTGAGAGCGAGAAGGCCGACGTCAAG GTGACCAGAGACTATGACGAGGAGGAGCAGGGCTacagtgacagggagagggaggagcagaaaGACTCAgactccgccccctccccaaaGCATGCGTCTGCTGCGGAGAAAGGCCCCGGGGACACGTCGAAAGAGTCCAAAGTCAACGGAGACGACCACCATGAGGAGGATATGGACATGAGTGACTGA
- the LOC118795506 gene encoding serine/arginine-rich splicing factor 11-like isoform X1, with protein MNSNTNVIQVTNVSPSTTSEQMRTLFGFLGKIEELKLFPPDESPLPVTSRVCFVKFHECESVGVSQHLTNTVFVDRALIVVPFAEGVIPDEAKALSLLAPANAVAGLLPGGGLLPTPNPLASIGGVPLAALGGPTLDPALAALGLPGSNMNSQSLAADQLLKFMTSVDPKLNHVTTGMNLNPGLKADASSKEIEEAMKRVREAQSLISAAIEPGNKKDTKRKHSRSRSRSRRRRSRSRSRHRRSKSRSRRRSRSRSRRRSKSPRRRRSHSKERSRRSQSRSRDRKKEEKEKKRSKTPPKSYSSSRRSRSISRRRRRSRSASRSPKKSKSPKRRLTRSPSPRRHKKEKKKDKDREKERERKEEKDRSREERERSSSKKKKSKDKERERERERKSESEKADVKCAKPGLLQAEGTNKAEVNQVTRDYDEEEQGYSDREREEQKDSDSAPSPKHASAAEKGPGDTSKESKVNGDDHHEEDMDMSD; from the exons ATGAACTCGAACACGAACGTGATTCAGGTGACGAACGTGTCTCCGAGCACCACGTCCGAGCAGATGCGGACGCTCTTCGGCTTCCTGGGCAAAATCGAGGAACTCAAATTATTCCCCCCGGA TGAATCTCCCTTGCCAGTGACTTCACGTGTCTGTTTTGTAAAGTTCCATGAGTGTGAGTCAGTCGGAGTGTCCCAGCATCTGACAAACACAGTCTTCGTGGACAGAGCCCTGATAGTCGTCCCTTTCGCTGAAG GCGTCATTCCCGATGAGGCCAAAGCTCTGTCGCTGCTGGCGCCCGCCAACGCCGTCGCGGGCCTCCTGCCTGGCGGCGGGCTGCTCCCCACTCCAAACCCGCTGGCGTCG atTGGAGGTGTTCCTCTAGCTGCTCTGGGGGGCCCTACCCTGGACCCAGCTCTGGCTGCTCTTGGGTTACCTGGATCCAACATGAATTCTCAG TCACTGGCAGCTGATCAGCTCCTGAAGTTCATGACCTCCGTGGATCCAAA GCTGAATCATGTGACCACAGGAATGAACCTTAATCCTGGTCTGAAGGCTGACGCGTCCAGCAAGGAGATCGAGGAGGCGATGAAACGGGTCCGAGAAGCACAGTCTCTCATCTCTGCTGCGATCGAGCCTGGGA ATAAAAAAGACACCAAAAGGAAGCATTCACGCTCGCGGTCCCGgtcgaggaggaggaggtcccGCTCGCGGTCCAGACACAG GCGCTCCAAAAGCCGGTCGAGGAGGAGGTCGCGTTCGAGGAGCCGGAGGAGGTCCAAGAGCCCCCGCAGGAGACGCTCCCATTCCAAGGAGAGGAGCCGGCGTTCACAGAGCAGGTCCAG GGacaggaagaaggaggagaaggagaagaaacgCTCAAAAACACCCCCGAAGAGCTACAGCAGCTCCCGCCGGTCCCGAAGCATCAGCCG GAGACGGAGGAGGAGTCGCAGTGCCAGCAGGTCACCAAAGAAGTCCAAATCCCCCAAGAGGAGGCTGACCCGCTCCCCATCCCCGAGGAG GCataagaaggagaaaaagaaggacaaggacagagagaaggagcggGAGcggaaggaggagaaggacaggAGCAGAGAAGAGCGGGAGCGCTCCAgcagcaagaagaagaagagcaaagacaaggagagggagagggagagggagaggaagtcTGAGAGCGAGAAGGCCGACGTCAAG TGTGCTAAGCCTGGGTTGCTGCAAGCAGAGGGGACTAATAAGGCAGAAGTCAATCAG GTGACCAGAGACTATGACGAGGAGGAGCAGGGCTacagtgacagggagagggaggagcagaaaGACTCAgactccgccccctccccaaaGCATGCGTCTGCTGCGGAGAAAGGCCCCGGGGACACGTCGAAAGAGTCCAAAGTCAACGGAGACGACCACCATGAGGAGGATATGGACATGAGTGACTGA
- the LOC118795506 gene encoding serine/arginine-rich splicing factor 11-like isoform X3: MRAQPTGEPAVLASVWYMTLKTRTGVIPDEAKALSLLAPANAVAGLLPGGGLLPTPNPLASIGGVPLAALGGPTLDPALAALGLPGSNMNSQSLAADQLLKFMTSVDPKLNHVTTGMNLNPGLKADASSKEIEEAMKRVREAQSLISAAIEPGNKKDTKRKHSRSRSRSRRRRSRSRSRHRRSKSRSRRRSRSRSRRRSKSPRRRRSHSKERSRRSQSRSRDRKKEEKEKKRSKTPPKSYSSSRRSRSISRRRRRSRSASRSPKKSKSPKRRLTRSPSPRRHKKEKKKDKDREKERERKEEKDRSREERERSSSKKKKSKDKERERERERKSESEKADVKCAKPGLLQAEGTNKAEVNQVTRDYDEEEQGYSDREREEQKDSDSAPSPKHASAAEKGPGDTSKESKVNGDDHHEEDMDMSD; encoded by the exons ATGAGAGCACAACCCACTGGAGAGCCCGCTGTGCTTGCTAGCGTTTGGTACATGACTTTAAAAACAAGGACAG GCGTCATTCCCGATGAGGCCAAAGCTCTGTCGCTGCTGGCGCCCGCCAACGCCGTCGCGGGCCTCCTGCCTGGCGGCGGGCTGCTCCCCACTCCAAACCCGCTGGCGTCG atTGGAGGTGTTCCTCTAGCTGCTCTGGGGGGCCCTACCCTGGACCCAGCTCTGGCTGCTCTTGGGTTACCTGGATCCAACATGAATTCTCAG TCACTGGCAGCTGATCAGCTCCTGAAGTTCATGACCTCCGTGGATCCAAA GCTGAATCATGTGACCACAGGAATGAACCTTAATCCTGGTCTGAAGGCTGACGCGTCCAGCAAGGAGATCGAGGAGGCGATGAAACGGGTCCGAGAAGCACAGTCTCTCATCTCTGCTGCGATCGAGCCTGGGA ATAAAAAAGACACCAAAAGGAAGCATTCACGCTCGCGGTCCCGgtcgaggaggaggaggtcccGCTCGCGGTCCAGACACAG GCGCTCCAAAAGCCGGTCGAGGAGGAGGTCGCGTTCGAGGAGCCGGAGGAGGTCCAAGAGCCCCCGCAGGAGACGCTCCCATTCCAAGGAGAGGAGCCGGCGTTCACAGAGCAGGTCCAG GGacaggaagaaggaggagaaggagaagaaacgCTCAAAAACACCCCCGAAGAGCTACAGCAGCTCCCGCCGGTCCCGAAGCATCAGCCG GAGACGGAGGAGGAGTCGCAGTGCCAGCAGGTCACCAAAGAAGTCCAAATCCCCCAAGAGGAGGCTGACCCGCTCCCCATCCCCGAGGAG GCataagaaggagaaaaagaaggacaaggacagagagaaggagcggGAGcggaaggaggagaaggacaggAGCAGAGAAGAGCGGGAGCGCTCCAgcagcaagaagaagaagagcaaagacaaggagagggagagggagagggagaggaagtcTGAGAGCGAGAAGGCCGACGTCAAG TGTGCTAAGCCTGGGTTGCTGCAAGCAGAGGGGACTAATAAGGCAGAAGTCAATCAG GTGACCAGAGACTATGACGAGGAGGAGCAGGGCTacagtgacagggagagggaggagcagaaaGACTCAgactccgccccctccccaaaGCATGCGTCTGCTGCGGAGAAAGGCCCCGGGGACACGTCGAAAGAGTCCAAAGTCAACGGAGACGACCACCATGAGGAGGATATGGACATGAGTGACTGA
- the LOC118795506 gene encoding serine/arginine-rich splicing factor 11-like isoform X4, with amino-acid sequence MNSQSLAADQLLKFMTSVDPKLNHVTTGMNLNPGLKADASSKEIEEAMKRVREAQSLISAAIEPGNKKDTKRKHSRSRSRSRRRRSRSRSRHRRSKSRSRRRSRSRSRRRSKSPRRRRSHSKERSRRSQSRSRDRKKEEKEKKRSKTPPKSYSSSRRSRSISRRRRRSRSASRSPKKSKSPKRRLTRSPSPRRHKKEKKKDKDREKERERKEEKDRSREERERSSSKKKKSKDKERERERERKSESEKADVKCAKPGLLQAEGTNKAEVNQVTRDYDEEEQGYSDREREEQKDSDSAPSPKHASAAEKGPGDTSKESKVNGDDHHEEDMDMSD; translated from the exons ATGAATTCTCAG TCACTGGCAGCTGATCAGCTCCTGAAGTTCATGACCTCCGTGGATCCAAA GCTGAATCATGTGACCACAGGAATGAACCTTAATCCTGGTCTGAAGGCTGACGCGTCCAGCAAGGAGATCGAGGAGGCGATGAAACGGGTCCGAGAAGCACAGTCTCTCATCTCTGCTGCGATCGAGCCTGGGA ATAAAAAAGACACCAAAAGGAAGCATTCACGCTCGCGGTCCCGgtcgaggaggaggaggtcccGCTCGCGGTCCAGACACAG GCGCTCCAAAAGCCGGTCGAGGAGGAGGTCGCGTTCGAGGAGCCGGAGGAGGTCCAAGAGCCCCCGCAGGAGACGCTCCCATTCCAAGGAGAGGAGCCGGCGTTCACAGAGCAGGTCCAG GGacaggaagaaggaggagaaggagaagaaacgCTCAAAAACACCCCCGAAGAGCTACAGCAGCTCCCGCCGGTCCCGAAGCATCAGCCG GAGACGGAGGAGGAGTCGCAGTGCCAGCAGGTCACCAAAGAAGTCCAAATCCCCCAAGAGGAGGCTGACCCGCTCCCCATCCCCGAGGAG GCataagaaggagaaaaagaaggacaaggacagagagaaggagcggGAGcggaaggaggagaaggacaggAGCAGAGAAGAGCGGGAGCGCTCCAgcagcaagaagaagaagagcaaagacaaggagagggagagggagagggagaggaagtcTGAGAGCGAGAAGGCCGACGTCAAG TGTGCTAAGCCTGGGTTGCTGCAAGCAGAGGGGACTAATAAGGCAGAAGTCAATCAG GTGACCAGAGACTATGACGAGGAGGAGCAGGGCTacagtgacagggagagggaggagcagaaaGACTCAgactccgccccctccccaaaGCATGCGTCTGCTGCGGAGAAAGGCCCCGGGGACACGTCGAAAGAGTCCAAAGTCAACGGAGACGACCACCATGAGGAGGATATGGACATGAGTGACTGA